A portion of the Thermoplasmata archaeon genome contains these proteins:
- a CDS encoding DNA-3-methyladenine glycosylase 2, which yields MFIPFEGPLNLSHTLGCGQAFRWRQEGDWYLGTVGGFALKVRVKGRTLEARSNSPLSPGQLSSYFRLEDDLDEIYDSIAVDDHIRVAIRRYRGLRLLRQQPWECLASYIISIASNIPRISATIERISERYGNRLQLEAWETHSFPSPGALARAGPRALRRLGLGFRARYLCSAAKAVQNGQLDFDELSKLSSGKAREELMALAGVGPKVADCVLLFSLGRLEVFPVDRWVRRAVERLFFNGKELTENNVREWGMNRYGPFAGYAQQYLFHYIRHLGL from the coding sequence ATGTTCATACCCTTCGAAGGGCCTCTCAACCTATCGCACACGCTTGGGTGCGGCCAAGCATTCAGGTGGAGGCAAGAGGGGGACTGGTACCTCGGCACCGTGGGGGGCTTTGCCCTGAAGGTCCGGGTCAAGGGGAGGACTCTTGAGGCTCGCTCGAATTCCCCGCTGTCGCCTGGCCAGCTCAGCTCCTATTTCCGCCTCGAAGACGACCTCGACGAGATCTACGACAGCATCGCCGTGGACGACCATATTCGTGTTGCAATACGGAGGTACCGGGGTTTGAGGCTCCTGCGCCAGCAGCCATGGGAGTGCTTGGCTTCATATATCATCTCCATAGCCTCGAACATCCCGAGGATATCCGCGACAATTGAGAGAATATCGGAGAGATATGGGAACAGACTCCAGCTTGAGGCATGGGAGACGCACTCCTTCCCATCTCCCGGTGCCCTTGCTCGCGCGGGGCCTCGAGCTCTAAGGAGACTGGGGCTGGGCTTCCGGGCGCGCTATCTCTGCTCCGCGGCGAAGGCTGTCCAAAACGGCCAGCTGGATTTTGACGAGCTCAGCAAGCTATCCTCAGGGAAAGCTAGGGAGGAGCTGATGGCCCTCGCGGGTGTCGGGCCCAAGGTCGCCGACTGTGTCCTCCTTTTTTCTCTGGGCAGGCTCGAGGTCTTCCCCGTGGACAGGTGGGTAAGAAGGGCGGTCGAGCGGCTTTTTTTCAACGGGAAAGAGCTCACAGAGAATAATGTTAGAGAATGGGGCATGAATCGCTACGGTCCCTTCGCGGGCTACGCCCAGCAGTACCTCTTTCACTATATAAGACATCTGGGGCTCTGA
- a CDS encoding GIY-YIG nuclease family protein — protein MDRSRTEGTTSPSKGEFDPDGGECTRGCYILLIRVPRPLRVRVGALGKISFALGSYAYVGSAMGGLSARLSRHFTKRRNKRWHIDYLLESAKLDGATIFPSTDRLECALAEAVSFIPGVVGVKGFGSSDCGCPAHLFFLRNTSIGEFLSAIYGVGSGQLPYILGTTLGADSGDSS, from the coding sequence TTGGACCGAAGTCGGACGGAAGGTACGACGAGCCCTTCGAAGGGAGAATTCGACCCAGACGGAGGTGAGTGTACGAGGGGTTGCTACATCCTCCTCATCCGTGTCCCGCGGCCCCTCAGGGTGCGAGTGGGGGCACTCGGGAAAATTAGTTTCGCCCTCGGGAGCTACGCTTACGTTGGCTCGGCCATGGGCGGCCTCAGCGCGCGCCTCTCCCGTCACTTCACAAAAAGGAGGAACAAGCGGTGGCACATAGACTATCTTCTGGAGAGTGCGAAGCTCGATGGCGCGACGATCTTTCCATCCACGGATAGGCTCGAGTGCGCGCTGGCAGAGGCGGTCTCCTTCATTCCCGGCGTGGTGGGCGTTAAGGGCTTCGGGAGCAGCGACTGTGGCTGCCCGGCCCACCTTTTCTTTCTCAGAAACACATCCATAGGAGAGTTTCTGAGCGCAATATACGGCGTTGGTTCCGGCCAACTGCCCTACATCCTCGGAACAACTCTAGGCGCCGATTCGGGAGATTCGAGCTGA
- a CDS encoding saccharopine dehydrogenase C-terminal domain-containing protein: MRALVLGAGMMGRAIAYDLCRSEEVEEVTLGDISLKVAREAARWCRSRRVRPIRVDVSKERDVRVLMRHNFDVAVGAVSYRFNHALARAAIWAGVNFCDLGGNNEVVRRELGLHERAREAGVSIIPDCGLAPGLATILAAHAVKRLGGSADEVRIRVGGLPLHPRPPLNYKLVFSPEGLTNEYLERAVAIREGRIVELESLTELEDIEFPEPFGRLEAFATSGGASTLPWTMLGRVRNLDYKTIRYPGHCAMMRAIFSIGLGSTLPVRVGESKFVPRELLHELLRRSLGDGGRDVVLLRVTAGKGSIRLTYQMVDEGMPGRGISAMMKTTAFPASVVAWMLGTGRIKKKGAVPQELCVPAGDFFRMVRERRIVISEARGRAAKSDPISNGRGSGCGIFPY, encoded by the coding sequence ATGCGCGCTCTCGTGCTCGGCGCCGGAATGATGGGCAGGGCAATCGCCTACGACCTCTGCAGGTCGGAGGAAGTCGAAGAGGTGACTCTCGGGGATATCTCGCTGAAAGTAGCTCGCGAGGCCGCGCGCTGGTGCCGGAGCAGGAGGGTGAGGCCCATCAGGGTAGACGTAAGCAAGGAGAGGGATGTCCGGGTGTTGATGAGACACAACTTCGACGTTGCTGTCGGGGCGGTCTCCTACCGGTTCAACCACGCGCTCGCAAGGGCGGCCATATGGGCGGGGGTGAATTTCTGCGACCTCGGCGGCAACAATGAGGTCGTGAGGAGGGAGCTCGGGCTGCACGAGCGGGCAAGAGAGGCCGGTGTGAGTATTATTCCCGACTGTGGCCTCGCGCCCGGCCTCGCAACAATCCTCGCCGCGCACGCCGTTAAGAGACTGGGGGGGAGCGCCGACGAGGTTCGAATTCGCGTGGGTGGCCTGCCCCTCCACCCGAGGCCTCCCCTGAACTACAAGCTCGTCTTCTCGCCAGAGGGGCTGACCAATGAGTATCTTGAGAGAGCGGTCGCGATTCGGGAAGGAAGAATCGTGGAGCTCGAGTCCCTGACTGAACTCGAGGATATCGAGTTCCCGGAGCCTTTCGGGAGGCTGGAGGCCTTCGCGACCTCCGGAGGCGCCTCGACCCTCCCCTGGACCATGCTCGGGAGAGTGCGAAATCTGGACTACAAGACCATCCGCTACCCGGGCCATTGCGCAATGATGAGAGCTATATTCTCCATCGGCCTAGGCTCGACGCTGCCCGTGAGGGTCGGGGAGTCGAAGTTCGTACCCAGAGAGCTGCTCCACGAGCTCCTCCGGAGAAGCCTTGGAGATGGGGGAAGGGACGTGGTTCTCCTGAGGGTGACCGCTGGAAAAGGCTCCATTCGACTGACATATCAGATGGTGGATGAGGGGATGCCGGGGAGAGGAATCAGCGCGATGATGAAGACCACGGCCTTCCCCGCTTCTGTGGTCGCCTGGATGCTCGGCACCGGCCGAATCAAGAAAAAGGGAGCCGTGCCTCAGGAGCTCTGTGTACCAGCTGGTGATTTTTTTAGGATGGTCCGGGAGAGACGCATCGTGATCTCCGAGGCGCGCGGGAGGGCAGCCAAATCCGACCCTATTAGTAATGGACGAGGTAGCGGGTGTGGTATTTTCCCCTACTAG